Proteins encoded in a region of the Mycolicibacterium duvalii genome:
- a CDS encoding HAD-IC family P-type ATPase, which translates to MSTSLVVGLSDAEVAERVAAGQTNDVPTRAARSVSEIVRGNVLTRINAILGVLFVIVLATGSLINGAFGLLIIANSAIGIIQELRAKNTLDKLAIVGQAKPLVRRLTSSGPETRRVLPSEVVLDDIIELGPGDQIVVDGEVIEEANLEVDESLLTGEADPIAKDAGEAVMSGSFVVAGSGAYRATKVGREAYAARLAEEASKFTLVKSELRSGINKILQFITYLLVPAGLLIIYTQLFTTDAGWRQSVLRMVGALVPMVPEGLVLMTSIAFAVGVIRLGRRQCLVNELPAIEGLARVDVVCADKTGTLTENGMRLCDLRVADDDHGPDVVAVLAQLAADDPRPNASMAAIAEAYPTPPGWACTATAPFKSATKWSGASYEMHGNWVIGAPDVLLDPASPMAATAEQIGADGLRVLLLGSSDLRVDHPDAPGTVTGEALVVLEQRIRPDARDTLDYFAAQNVSIKVISGDNAVSVGAVANSLGLRGDTMDARKLPEQPDALADTLEQTTTFGRVRPDQKRAMVHALQSRGHTVAMTGDGVNDVLALKDADIGVAMGSGSSASRAVAQIVLLDNKFATLPYVVGEGRRVIGNIERVSNLFLTKTVYSVLLAVLVGLAGLASKLFGTDPLLFPFQPIHVTIAAWFTIGIPAFILSLAPNNERAKPGFVRRVMTAALPSGVVVGTATFTSYLLAYQGRGASETEQTQASTAALITLLVSALWVLACVARPYEWWRVTLVVVSAAAYLVIFSIPQARELFLLDASNVQFTSMALGVGLAGALAIEVIWWAQGAMLGERRQLWRGR; encoded by the coding sequence ATGAGTACCTCGCTCGTCGTCGGCCTGTCCGACGCCGAGGTCGCCGAGCGCGTCGCGGCCGGTCAGACCAACGACGTTCCCACCCGCGCCGCCCGCAGCGTCTCCGAGATCGTCCGCGGCAACGTCTTGACCCGCATCAACGCGATCCTCGGCGTGCTGTTCGTGATCGTGTTGGCCACCGGGTCGCTCATCAACGGCGCGTTCGGTCTGCTCATCATCGCCAACAGCGCGATCGGCATCATCCAGGAGCTGCGGGCCAAGAACACCCTCGACAAGCTGGCCATCGTCGGGCAGGCCAAACCGTTGGTGCGCCGACTCACCTCCTCCGGGCCCGAAACACGCCGGGTCCTGCCCAGCGAGGTGGTGCTCGACGACATCATCGAGCTCGGCCCCGGCGACCAGATCGTCGTCGACGGTGAGGTCATCGAGGAGGCCAACCTCGAGGTCGACGAATCCCTGCTCACCGGGGAGGCCGACCCGATCGCCAAGGACGCGGGTGAGGCGGTGATGTCGGGCAGTTTCGTGGTGGCCGGCAGCGGCGCCTATCGGGCGACGAAGGTCGGCCGCGAGGCGTACGCGGCCAGACTCGCCGAAGAGGCCAGCAAGTTCACGCTGGTCAAATCCGAGCTGCGCAGCGGCATCAACAAGATCCTGCAGTTCATCACCTATCTGCTGGTGCCCGCCGGGCTCCTGATCATCTACACCCAGTTGTTCACCACCGACGCCGGGTGGCGTCAGTCGGTGCTGCGGATGGTGGGCGCGCTGGTCCCGATGGTGCCCGAAGGGCTCGTGCTGATGACGTCGATCGCGTTCGCGGTCGGGGTGATTCGGCTCGGGCGTCGCCAGTGTCTGGTCAACGAATTACCGGCCATCGAGGGGTTGGCTCGCGTCGACGTCGTCTGCGCGGACAAGACGGGAACGCTCACCGAGAACGGCATGCGGCTGTGCGACCTGCGCGTCGCCGACGACGACCATGGCCCCGACGTCGTCGCGGTGCTGGCACAGCTGGCCGCCGACGATCCCCGTCCCAACGCCAGCATGGCGGCGATCGCCGAGGCGTACCCGACACCGCCCGGCTGGGCCTGCACCGCCACCGCGCCGTTCAAGTCCGCCACCAAGTGGAGCGGCGCGTCCTACGAGATGCACGGCAACTGGGTGATCGGCGCGCCCGACGTGCTGCTGGATCCGGCGTCGCCGATGGCCGCCACCGCGGAACAGATCGGCGCCGATGGGTTGCGGGTGCTGCTGCTCGGGTCCAGCGACCTGCGCGTCGACCATCCGGACGCGCCCGGGACCGTCACGGGCGAGGCGTTGGTGGTACTGGAGCAGCGCATCCGCCCCGATGCTCGTGACACGCTCGATTATTTTGCCGCGCAGAACGTCTCGATCAAGGTCATTTCCGGGGACAACGCGGTGTCCGTCGGCGCGGTGGCCAACTCGCTGGGGCTGCGGGGCGACACCATGGACGCGCGCAAGCTGCCCGAGCAGCCTGACGCGTTGGCCGACACCCTGGAGCAGACCACCACCTTCGGGCGGGTGCGGCCGGACCAGAAGCGGGCGATGGTGCACGCGCTGCAGTCGCGCGGGCACACCGTGGCGATGACCGGAGACGGCGTCAACGACGTGCTCGCCCTCAAGGACGCCGACATCGGCGTCGCGATGGGCTCGGGGAGCTCGGCGTCGCGCGCGGTCGCGCAGATCGTGCTGCTGGACAACAAGTTCGCGACCCTGCCCTATGTGGTCGGCGAGGGCCGCCGGGTGATCGGCAACATCGAGCGCGTCTCCAATCTGTTCCTGACCAAGACGGTGTACTCGGTGCTCCTGGCGGTGCTGGTCGGGCTGGCCGGGTTGGCATCCAAGTTGTTCGGCACCGATCCGCTGCTGTTTCCGTTCCAGCCCATCCACGTCACCATCGCGGCGTGGTTCACCATCGGAATCCCCGCGTTCATTCTGTCGCTGGCGCCCAACAACGAGCGGGCCAAACCCGGGTTCGTCCGCCGGGTGATGACCGCGGCGCTGCCGTCCGGCGTGGTGGTGGGCACTGCGACGTTCACCTCCTACCTGCTGGCCTATCAGGGCCGCGGGGCGTCGGAAACCGAACAGACCCAGGCGTCGACCGCCGCGCTGATCACGCTGCTGGTGTCGGCCCTGTGGGTGCTGGCCTGCGTGGCCCGCCCCTACGAGTGGTGGCGGGTCACGTTGGTGGTGGTGTCGGCGGCGGCCTACCTGGTGATCTTCTCGATCCCACAGGCGCGCGAGCTGTTCCTGCTCGACGCCTCGAACGTGCAGTTCACGTCGATGGCGCTGGGTGTCGGACTGGCCGGAGCGCTGGCCATCGAGGTGATCTGGTGGGCGCAGGGAGCGATGTTGGGAGAACGGCGACAGCTGTGGCGTGGCCGGTAG
- a CDS encoding antitoxin — MSFLDKVKNWVSKNPDKAGSAIDKAGDFFDQKTQGKYAQHVDKAQDAARNYVTKNNPAQPGTAQQPLAGDAGQPQQPPTAPPQQPPTAPPQQPPTAPPSS; from the coding sequence ATGTCGTTTCTGGACAAAGTGAAGAACTGGGTGTCGAAGAATCCCGACAAAGCCGGCAGTGCGATCGACAAGGCCGGCGACTTCTTCGACCAGAAGACCCAGGGTAAGTACGCGCAGCACGTCGACAAGGCGCAGGACGCCGCACGCAACTACGTGACCAAGAACAACCCCGCCCAGCCGGGGACGGCGCAACAGCCACTGGCCGGCGATGCCGGTCAGCCGCAGCAGCCTCCCACCGCCCCGCCGCAGCAGCCTCCCACCGCGCCGCCGCAGCAGCCTCCCACCGCCCCGCCCAGTTCCTAG
- a CDS encoding type II toxin-antitoxin system Rv0910 family toxin, with amino-acid sequence MAKLSVSIDVPLPPEKAWESASDLSRYREWLSIHRMWRSKLPETIEKGTELVSIVEVKGMPNRVRWTVVHYKPPQAMTLNGDGKGGVKVKLIGKIKPAEAGPHASTVTFDIHLGGPALFGPIGMVVAGALKSDIAESLQRFKTVFAS; translated from the coding sequence ATGGCCAAACTCTCTGTCTCCATCGACGTGCCGCTGCCGCCGGAGAAGGCCTGGGAAAGCGCGTCGGATCTGTCCCGCTACCGCGAGTGGCTGTCCATCCACCGGATGTGGCGGTCCAAGCTGCCCGAGACGATCGAGAAGGGCACCGAGCTGGTGTCCATCGTCGAGGTCAAAGGCATGCCCAATCGCGTCCGGTGGACGGTGGTGCACTACAAGCCGCCGCAGGCGATGACCCTCAACGGCGACGGCAAGGGCGGCGTCAAGGTCAAGTTGATCGGCAAGATCAAGCCCGCCGAGGCCGGGCCCCACGCGTCGACGGTGACGTTCGACATCCACCTCGGCGGCCCGGCCCTGTTCGGCCCGATCGGCATGGTCGTCGCCGGCGCGCTGAAGAGCGACATCGCCGAGTCGCTGCAGCGGTTCAAGACCGTGTTCGCGTCCTGA
- a CDS encoding NAD(P)H-binding protein encodes MHVVIAGGHGKIALLTERLLADRGDTVAGFIRNPDHAADLEAAGAQPVVLDLENAAVDEVAAHLRGADAVIFAAGAGPGSGAARKQTVDRDAAILLADAAEAAGVPRYLMISAMGADAQVPDDAADEVFVAYLRAKGAADADVRSRSSLSTTIVRPGALTDDPGSGRVQIAEHTGRGSIPRADVAAVLVAAIDAPQTGGHTFEVIAGDTPVAEAVAALTR; translated from the coding sequence ATGCATGTCGTCATCGCCGGCGGGCACGGAAAGATCGCGCTGCTGACCGAACGCCTGCTCGCCGACCGCGGCGACACCGTGGCCGGGTTCATCCGCAACCCGGACCACGCGGCGGACCTGGAGGCGGCGGGCGCCCAACCGGTCGTCCTCGATCTGGAGAACGCCGCCGTCGACGAGGTTGCCGCGCATCTGCGCGGCGCCGACGCGGTGATCTTCGCCGCCGGGGCCGGACCGGGCAGCGGGGCCGCGCGCAAGCAGACCGTCGACCGCGACGCCGCGATCCTGCTCGCCGACGCCGCCGAAGCCGCCGGTGTGCCGCGCTACCTGATGATCTCGGCGATGGGTGCTGACGCGCAGGTACCCGACGATGCGGCCGACGAGGTGTTCGTCGCCTACCTGCGCGCCAAGGGCGCCGCCGACGCCGACGTGCGTTCCCGCAGTTCGCTGTCGACGACGATCGTCCGCCCCGGCGCCCTCACCGACGACCCGGGCTCCGGGCGGGTGCAGATCGCCGAGCACACCGGCCGCGGCAGCATTCCCCGCGCCGACGTGGCCGCGGTGCTGGTCGCTGCCATCGATGCACCGCAGACCGGCGGGCACACCTTCGAGGTGATCGCCGGGGACACCCCGGTCGCAGAGGCGGTCGCGGCGCTGACGAGGTGA
- a CDS encoding isomerase, whose protein sequence is MSYQIDPDVLQRVAAKVAGLTTDTDEIVMHAVELLADAYPHLIDPGPGRWVGSKAGGVLGKVRFLYFSAREYVVIFGSPTGTQGFSGRYKHVDIHKFLLAGRIDSYDLESDETRPLPSLLPGESTCLQRGHARGLTIAPGSWHIEYGRGAVVTTLPFAMVDTLVMSLELESVRRSTAEFTALLRRRLRR, encoded by the coding sequence ATGAGCTACCAGATCGATCCCGACGTTCTGCAGCGTGTGGCGGCGAAGGTCGCCGGGCTGACCACTGACACCGACGAAATCGTCATGCATGCGGTGGAATTGCTCGCCGACGCCTACCCCCACCTGATCGACCCCGGCCCGGGCCGCTGGGTGGGCAGCAAGGCCGGTGGCGTCCTGGGCAAGGTGCGGTTCCTGTACTTCAGTGCCCGCGAGTACGTCGTCATATTCGGCTCGCCGACCGGCACCCAGGGATTCTCCGGGCGTTACAAACACGTCGACATTCACAAGTTCCTGCTGGCCGGCCGGATCGATTCCTACGACCTGGAATCCGACGAGACCAGACCCTTGCCGTCGCTCCTACCGGGTGAAAGCACCTGCCTGCAGCGCGGCCACGCGCGCGGCCTGACCATCGCACCCGGCTCATGGCACATCGAGTACGGTCGCGGCGCCGTGGTGACCACGCTGCCGTTCGCGATGGTAGACACGTTGGTGATGTCACTGGAACTCGAGTCGGTGCGCCGCTCGACGGCGGAGTTCACCGCGCTGCTGCGCCGTCGTCTCCGCCGCTGA
- a CDS encoding cytochrome P450 yields the protein MTDSATSVFEADLPTLDYGLTDPPQQIYPQFRAAQQAAPVALGPIGPEILSYEMARTVLRDPRFVIPPGIHLSAHGITSGPLWDRVTRSILNMEGDEHRRLRGLVSRAFTPRATARMHDTIGTVINELIDDATARRSCEFVGDIARPYPIPIICALLGAPREEWQQFSRWAEDIFKIVSFDCDLAAEEPVVLAAWDEFDAYIDTMIAQRRRQLTDDLLSELIRIEDSGDRLNAAEVRMLAFSILLAGTDTTRSQLAASMQVLCEHPEQWALLRDQPELAMRAVEETMRHSPSMCSTVRSAGQDITLGELTFPAGTFIVVNTYAANRDATVYDDPERFDITRAAPPPILTFGGGVHYCLGANLARLELSEALKILAARVPDARCVGEVPWKPLLGLSGPVRLPMELCR from the coding sequence ATGACCGACAGCGCCACCAGTGTCTTCGAGGCGGACCTGCCCACTCTGGACTACGGACTCACCGACCCACCCCAGCAGATCTACCCGCAATTCCGCGCCGCACAGCAGGCCGCGCCCGTCGCCCTGGGCCCGATCGGCCCGGAGATCCTGTCCTACGAGATGGCCCGTACCGTGCTGCGTGATCCGCGTTTCGTGATCCCTCCCGGTATTCACCTGTCCGCGCACGGAATCACCTCAGGTCCGTTGTGGGACAGAGTGACTCGCAGCATCCTCAACATGGAGGGCGACGAGCATCGCCGGCTGCGCGGGCTGGTGTCACGGGCCTTCACACCGCGGGCCACCGCGCGCATGCACGACACCATCGGCACCGTCATCAACGAGCTCATCGACGACGCGACAGCCCGGCGCTCCTGCGAATTCGTCGGCGACATCGCCCGGCCCTACCCGATCCCGATCATCTGCGCGCTGCTCGGGGCGCCGCGCGAGGAATGGCAGCAGTTCTCGCGATGGGCCGAGGACATCTTCAAGATCGTCAGCTTCGACTGCGACCTCGCTGCCGAAGAACCTGTCGTGCTGGCGGCCTGGGACGAATTCGACGCCTACATCGACACGATGATCGCCCAACGACGCCGACAACTGACCGATGACCTGCTCTCCGAGCTCATCCGTATCGAGGATTCCGGCGACCGACTCAATGCCGCCGAGGTGCGCATGCTGGCGTTCAGCATCCTGCTCGCCGGCACCGACACCACCCGCAGCCAGCTCGCCGCGTCGATGCAGGTGCTCTGCGAACACCCCGAACAGTGGGCGCTGTTGCGAGACCAGCCCGAGCTGGCAATGCGTGCCGTCGAGGAAACCATGCGCCACTCCCCATCGATGTGCAGCACCGTACGCAGCGCCGGCCAGGACATCACTCTCGGTGAGTTGACGTTTCCCGCAGGGACGTTCATCGTCGTCAACACCTATGCCGCCAACCGCGACGCAACGGTCTACGACGATCCCGAGCGGTTCGACATCACCCGCGCTGCACCACCTCCGATCTTGACTTTCGGTGGCGGAGTGCATTACTGCTTGGGTGCGAACCTGGCCAGGCTCGAGCTCAGCGAGGCGCTGAAGATCCTCGCTGCGCGCGTGCCCGACGCCCGCTGCGTCGGCGAGGTGCCGTGGAAGCCGCTGCTGGGCCTCAGCGGGCCCGTCCGCCTGCCGATGGAGTTGTGCCGATGA